CCTGCCGTTGCCGGACGGCCTCGAAGAGGCAGACGCCGGTGGCGACGGAGAGGTTGAGGCAGTCGACGGAGCCGAGCATGGGGATCTTGACCAAGAAGTCGCACTTGTCGGCGATGGACTTGCGCACGCCGAGGTCTTCGCGGCCGAGCACGATGGCCAGCGGGCCTTTCATGTCCACCTCGTAGAGCAGCTGCGACTCCTTGTCACCGGTGCCCACGATCCACAGGCCGATTTCCTTGAACTTCTCCAGGGTGCGGTTGAGGTTCTGCACCTGGATGTAGGGGACCTTGTCGGCCCCACCGCAGGCGATGCGGCGCACGGTCTCGGTCAGCCCGACGGTGTGCTTCTGCGGAGCCACCACGAAGTCCACCCCGGCAGCGTCGGCGCTGCGCAGGCAGGCCCCGAGGTTATGCGGGTCCTGCACGCCGTCGATAACGAGCACGAAGGGGTCCTCGACCTCGCGGAGCTTGGCCAGGAACTGCTTCTCGTCCATCGGCTCGATGGCGATGCGGTCACCGGTGTGGGCGTTGTCGCGGCCGTGCTGGCCGTAGCGGCGTTTACTCATGGATAAATGGAAAGTTGGGACGTCGCGCCTAGGCGGACTTGAAGACGGTGACGACATTCGCGCCGCCGAAGCCGCTGCTGTTGGACAGGGCGACTTGCGGGCCCTTGTCGAGCGTCTCGCGGATGATGTTCAGGTCGGCACCCTCGGGGTCCATCTCGGTGATGTGGGCCGAGCCGGGCGTGAAGCCTTCCTTCATGCCCAGCAGGGTGAAGCCTGCCTCCATCGCGCTGGCCAGCGATAGCCCGTGGCCGGTCAGGGCCTTGGTGCTGGAAATGGCCGGGCCACCCGTCCCGAAGACCTTGCGGATGGCCTTCAGCTCAGAGGTGTCGCCAATCGGCGTGGAAGTAGCGTGGGCGTTGATGTAGTCCACCTCGCTGGCCGCGGTGCCGGTAGCCTTGAGCGCCAGCTCGGTGGCACGGGCCAACCCATCGCCCTCAGGGTGCGAGATGGCGACATTGTAGCCGTCGGAGGCCTGCCCCCATCCGCTGAAGCGGCCATAGACGGGCGCTCCACGGGCAGCGGCGCACTCCTCGGACTCGAGAACCAGCGCGGTAGCGCCGCCGGTGCCGACGAAGCCGTTACGGGACTTGTCAAAGGGACGGGAGCCGGGCGGCTCGGCATCGGGGCTGAGCGCACGCATGGCGCCAAAGGGCAGGATCGTCTCCAGGTCGCCGTCTTCGGCACCGATCACGATGATCCGCTCCTGGCGGCCCAGGGCAATCGTGTCCCAGGCGTAGCCCAGGGCGTGGTTAGAGGAAGCACAGGCCGAGACAAAGCCCCCGGAGGCACCGAGGATCTTGTGCAGGGCCACGAGGTTAAAGGTGAGCGTACCGGTGACCGAGGAGACGACCCCCATCGGGCTGGCGCGGCGCAGGCCGAGCTTTTTCAGCCGGTTCATGTGGTGGGAAAGCAGTCTGGCCGAACCCGCCGAGGAAGCAAAGAGGCCGGTGTCGGGGTTGGAAATATCGTCGGGGCTCAGACCGGCATCCTCGACCGCCTGCACCAGCGCGCAGTGCGCATAGAGGACGTGCGGAGCCATGGCGCGGATCTGCTCGCGCTTGAGGGCATAGCGCTCCGGGTAGGTCCAGTCTTCCGGGTCAATCGCACTCACGTCAAAGTCCTTGACCTTGCCTGTGAGGTGAATGCGCTCGCCCGCTTCCTCGAAGCGATCATACACAGCGATGCCGTGTGTGAGTTCTCGCAAGCTCCGGGAGACAGTGGCCTTATCATTACCGATACTGGTAATGAAGCCGAGGCCGGTAACGACAACGTTTCTCATATAGTTGAACTCTACGGGTCGGCCCGTGGGCTTCAAATGGAAAAAGCACCCAAAGGCAGATCGTTACGCCGGTCAGGAACGCCAGTCAAACATCAGGTTGATCCCCTCAGCATAGGCCGTACGCTGCCCATCCACGGTGATCGACCCCTGAAAACCGGCCCGGGGGTGGCGAATGCGCCGCGCCTTGATCTGCATGTCCAGCACATCGCCGGGGCGGCAGAAGCGCGAGCAGCGCACCTCGTCGCTGGAATGGAAGAAGATCTTGGCCGGGTCAGCGGTTTTGCCCTGCAGGAGGGACGAAGGGGCCGAGACCAGGAAAAGGACAGCGAGCTGACCCAGTGCCTCCAGCATGATCGAAGCGGGAAAGACCGGATTATCCCGAAAATGCCCGCGCAGGAAGAACTCGTCGCCGCGAATACGGTAGGTGCCAGTGGCCGATTCCTCACTCAGCGTCGCCGAGTCGAGGAAAAGGAAGGGGTCGTCGTGGGGGATGGCGGCCGCAATGGCTGCCGCATCAAGCTGCAGGGACTCCTGGCCCATGCCTAGTCGTCCAGCTTCTTGGTAATGAAGGTCTTGACGTCGCCGATCGTAGACAGGTTACGCAGTTCGTCGTTGTCCACGGTGATATCGAGCGTTTCCTCAACCATCATGATAACTTCTACCATGGTGAGCGAGTCGATGCCGAGGTCTTCGTTGATGCGGGTATCGTCGTTGCCTTCTTTGAGCTTGGGGCGAGCATCGGGCTCCATCACGCGCTCCAGAATGCCCATAATGATGACCGGCACCTGCGACTTGTCGCCGTTTTTACGATAGGCGATGGCAGCATCAATAGTTTCGGGCGAGCAACGCTTGAGAGACTCCTTCAGTTCCGCTTCGTCTTCAGCGGTAAAAGGCTTAGGTTCATTAGCTTCCATGGCCGATTTAAAAGATACAGACCCCTACTTTGGCAAACCTCTTTTTGCCCCGATAAGTGCTGGGGGCCGGATTGGGCATGTTATTCAAAAAGACGATAGTTAACACGCGTGGCATAAATAAGTGCGCCTGCTGCCAACACATACTGCGTAAACCCGCCTACGTGCCTCAAACGCCTTGGCCATGATCCTGCTCTTCACCGCGTGCGAACTGCTCCAGGGAGATCGTTGAGCGGGGAAAGGCCTCCAACAATCGCTCGTTGGCAGTCACCAGCAAGACATTGAGCTCCTGGGCGAGAGCCACGTACTCGCACTCATAGGCGGAGCACACGCTCTGGGCCGCCAGCAGGATAACCGTCTCCGAAAGGATGTTGTACTGCCGGGGGTGCATCTTCTCCTCCGCCGCGTTCATAATCTCCAGGCAGGCAGCCGGGTCGACTTTGTGCTCACGCTGGTAGCGAGCGAGTACGTTACGCAGCTCGGAGCGCCAGAGTGGGCTGGACGCCCATGCGCTGTCGCGTTCGTAGGTCTGCTGCGCCCAGGGCGTATTGGCACCGGGCAGGAGCAAAGGGGCTATTACGGTCGTATCGACAACAATCATGGGGCAGCAGGAGAGGGTTGAGAGAGCCTAGGGCCTGTTCAGATAAACGGAAAAGATGGGAAAATGAGGGGTTTTCATGACAGAAAGGAGCTTTTGAGATGAGGTGAATCCAGATTCATCGAGTCGAAAAAGGTCAGTTTCGGGCTAAAAACACCCATTTCAGCCGCTTTGAGCGTTAATCTGAAAAGGCCCTAAGCCCGGCCGTCATCAATCAGGGCAGCGAGCTGGTCGCGCTGGAGAAAGGCAGAGGTCTTCTGACGCAGGCGCGGGGCTGTTTGCCGGAAACGCTCTTCACGCCGGATCATCCGCTCCAGGCCGACCTCCAGACACTCAGAAAGCTCTTCCTGGAGGCTGGTGTGACGTCGGTGGGCGCGAAATCTCAAACGACGTAAAAGCAACGGGGGTATATTAACATCGTCCATACCCACAATAAGCACCAACACCCCACCCCCTGTCAAACGGGCGAGCGATTCTTCAGAGGCGGCTAAAGGTGGTGATCTCAGGCCCGCAGGCGCAAAAGCTCATCCTCGCTGATACGGCGAAAACTGGCCCGATAGCCGCCAGCCACCGCAATGCCGTAGAAGAGCACATCTATCGGCTGGAAGGACTCGATCATCACCTCTGGCAGATAGCTATAGTCAAACAGGACAAGCACCTGCCAGATACTGACCTCATACTCGATGCTGACAAAGCCAAGCTGGCTGAGGAAATTACCCAGCACGCAGCCCAGCAGGGCAAAACAGGCACCGGCGACGCCAAAAGGAGGCGTCATCCCCCGGCCCGCGATCCGCACCGCCAAGCCGACGAAAAACCCGACCGCTACAGCGAAATAGCCAATCTGAAAGTGGGTGAGGACCGTGATCCAAGCCCACACTCCGGCGGCAACCACCGAGGCTACCAAGCCAGCAACGATCCCCAGTGACAGACTCTGCCGGGACTGGATCTCTCGGGCGAAGTCATCCGCACTGAGATAAGGCGCGGTCGTTGGCCTTGCTTCAGGATTAACAACGGGCGGCGGCGTATAGTTAGCCATGATAATAAAACAGGGATGGATGGGAGGCGTGATGCCAGCATGCCGACCTATAATACAGTATGACAATTAAAATACGCAAAAACACATTGTTAGTAATAAATCATAAAAACCCAATTAGGGTGTCTGATTCACCAACATCAAGGCTAACGCCCCTAAGCTATTCAGCCCGCTCGCGAGGCTCCTGGGGCGATTTTACCCCCTCGCGCGCATCGAGGATCTCCGCACGCACGTCGAGCTCGGTCTCACGCTCCTGCTGCTCCATCGTCTTCTCAAAGAGGATATTCTCAGCCTGTTCGACATATGCCTCGCGCTCCTTGAGCAGGGCACGAGACTCCTCCAGTGAGCGCTCCTGTTTTTCCAGCTTCTGCTGTAGGTCAAGTAGCGCCTCGCGCTCCTCGTCGGAAATCAAATCGCTCTGCTCCTCCTGCTGTTGACTGGCGTGGTGCCGCTGCGACTCAAAGACCTTGCGGCGAGCCTCCAGCAAGGCCTCAGCCTCCCACAGCTCGCGCTCCTTCTCCGTCAGGCGCGTTTCCAGCTCCTGAACATGGCGCTCACGCTCCAGCAACTCTTTCTCCAGGCGGCGGAGGGTCCGCTCAACCTCATCGACCTCTGTCGGCTCCAGAGTACGGGGTTCGCCAAAGGGATGGCGCGTCTTTTTGACAAACGTATCAATCGCCTCCCGCGACTGCAGCGAGACTTCGGCCGTGCGACGCTGCTCCGGGCGCAGGCTGAGGACACGTTTTTTGGGTAGGATCGGTTTAGCCATAGCTGACGGGTTGAAATATGCGGGGAAATCGCAGCAAGGAACCCGTCAAGAATCCGGCAGCACGCCGACAACGGACTCAACGGCCAAAGAACCGCCCGAAGAACCCCTTCTTTTTGACCGGTTCGTCGCCATCATCAACGGCGCCGCTGCGCTGCTTGAGGTAGCGGGCGGTGACACGGATCGCGATGACTTCTTTTTCCGGGTCGTTAAGAACCATAAAAATACGTTCCAGCGTGACCCCTGAGCGGATTTTTTGATCCAGCTCGGGCACCTGCTTGTTGAAATACAGGCACTGCTCGATCACTTTCTGCATCAGCACTTCTTCGAGCTGGGCGGCCTGCTCCTTCGTGAGGTTGGCCTTGGCGCTCTCGATGGGTCCCAGCTTGGCACCATAGCGCTTGAGGAGGGTGTACTTCTCATTCTCTGCCAGCTGATTGAGGACCAGTCCGATCGCCTCGGGCAGGTGTAGCCCCTTGTGGCCGGGCCGGAACGGCAGGTACCGGGCGATGGCTTGCTCGTCGGGCGCACTCAGACCACTGAGCAAGCCCTTGAAATCACCACCCACCACGACGTTTTGCGCCATGCGGTGGGAGAAATCAGCGAATTGACCGAGCGTGCGAATGTCCTCGGCCTGGCAGAAATCAATCGTCTCGGGCGAAAGGCCGCTGAAGTTGAGCGGAAATTCCTTGTCGATTTCGAAGCGGGCAAGGTTGCGGCCGATCTTGTCTTCACGCTGAGTGGCGGCATCCACCGTGGCAACCATCTCACCAAACGGATCCTCAAAGGCGATGGTTTCACGTAAAATATCAATGAGCAGGTCGATGCGGTCAGGGTTTTCCGCCAGCCCGTGCAGCTCGTGCAGCTCCTCCCAGGTATAGTCGATGTATTTACCGGGGACCTCGCCTTTACCGCGCAAGGGCCACTCCGACAGGCCGGACTCCTCCGCCAACGCCTTCAGCCGTACCTCCGACATCGTCGGGGTCATTCCGGAACGGACTTCGTCCCAGTCTTTTTTTCCGTATCGGCGAGTGCTGGTAGGATCGGTATCGGCCATAGCTGAATTCATTGCTTAGCCTTACCCTATGCCATAGGTTCGTGTTGATCAAGCTCTGCAGCCACTCGCTGGTAGTCTGTCGCGACGGAGTCCTCCTCACGGGCCACCTGGCCGACGAGGTTGACGGGCAGGCCGAGCGTCACCGCACGGCGTACCACCATCGCGTCGCGAATCTGGGACTCGAAGATCTTGGTCGAGGGATCGATACGGCGTTGATTGCGGAACTGGTTGATCCGGAGCTGCATGCGCATTTTCGGAACTTCGATATCCACGTTCGCCTTGATCGAGTTAAAGATGACACCGCGGCAGAGCGCGGGGCGGCCCATGCCCGGGATCCGGAAGCTGGCCGAGCGCTGATGGAAGAGCAGGAGCTTCTCCACCAGTAGCGTAAAGCCGATCAGGCTGAGCGCGTCCGGGTTAGCGGGCACGTATATCTCATTACTGGAGAAGATGCCACACTGCGAGGCACGCAGGACATTCGGCGGGCAGTCAAAAAGGATGTAGTCGTAATTATCCTCGATCGGCCGGAGCTGATTATAAAAGCGCAGGTACGGGGGCTCCGAAGGGTCGGACTGGTACTCGTTCTCGAGGTCGACGAGGTTAAAGGTGGTCGGCAGCAGGTCGAAGCCCGGCAGCAGGTTTTCGCCAGTCTTACTGGCCACGACGTCGCGTACGAGGATGTCCGAGAGCACCTGTTTCGCCGGATCAAAAATGGAGAAGACGGAGCCTTCACCATTAATGTTCAGCTTATTCCAGCGATCGAGCCGCATCAGCCAGATACTGGCATTGGACTGGGTATCGAGGTCAACAAGCAGCACCTTCTTACCCATCTGGGACAGACAGGCGGCAATATTGACGATCATCGAAGTCTTACCGACGCCGCCCTTATAGTTTACGAAACAAATTTTACGTGGCATGGGAATGCAATCTCAACGGTAACGGGTCAAAAGGGCGGATAATAAGGAGGTTTTCCTATTCTTCCAGTTTAAAAACAAAGGCTAATCATGGCGAATGCTGAACTGCAACCATCTTGATTAGCAGGGGCTAAGAGAGCTCAGCATAACAGAACGAGCCTGAAATTAACATGCGGATCATTACCTAGTCCGACTAGGTAAATCCCTGTATATAAGCGGCTCAAAACACAGTGGTTGCGCGAGCACGAGGCTAGATTCCATCCCTTGTCCAGACTAGTGATAATTACACGAGACACTAGGTGGGAGACCTAAGAATTTTTATTTGACCACCTCGTTACTAACGGTTCCAATAGCTACTCCCTTCCGAGGCACTTACGCGTGTCGCAACTTCTACTTACCCCCGCTATGATGCGTAAATTCAAAGTCAGTACGGAAATCGTAACGTACATCTGGGCCGAATCTTCTGAAGACGCGGCCAAGTACCAAAGCGAGCTGATCAATCAGGAGCAGCTCACCCTGAATAAAGACGGCCAGCAAACGGTCCGCTTCTCGCGGGCACTCGGAGTCAAGTTCCTCGAAGCCCCCGAAGACATCTCCTGCACCCGCAACCCGGCCGAGAAGCCCCGCCCCCAGGACTGGCTGGAGATTTCGCAGGACGGTCTCTCCACCGTCGCGCTGGTCCGCCGCATGTCCAAGCGGCGCGTGTACTACTACGAAGCCGTCACCGGCACCGAGCGCTCAATTTCCCGTGAAGCCTGGACCCGCTGGGCCTCCAACTACACACTGCACCCCGCCTACGAGCACGTCCTGCCGACCTTTATCGCCGCCGAGGCCATCCGCCTGCACGAGGAGAAAGGCCTGCTCACCGGCACCAGCGCCACCCCGGAATCTGCGATCATCCTCGCTGTACTCGAAAAGTACGGCTACGAGCCCACAGACTGGGAACTGCGCAATGGCTACTGGGCGGAAAACGCTATCGAAAAGTCCATCGCCCAGCACATCCTGGACAAGACGCCTACCGCAGATCAAATGGCCAACGCCGGCAGCGGTGGAGAGGAAAGCTGGGGCGACATCCAATTCTCCAGCAATCTGCCCACTATCGACGACCTCTAGTGCGTGACCGCACTCGAGATTAGTGGGGCTATGCCCCATCGCTCGCGGTCAATTGTGATTTGCCGACAAATTTCGCGCCCTACCGGTGCGGGATCTGCGAAGTTCGTTTGAGTTGGCGACAACTGCGCTGCCCCAGACAGGCATAGCTTTGCACCCAGTTTTGATGCCCTGCTCAGCATCGAAAGTGCCGGACTTAGTCCTGCTGGTCTGCGTAGGCCCAGCACATGACACAATCCTAGCGCTGAGGCGGGACGCCGCGTCCGGGAGGTGGGCCGGAGGGAGCCTCGTCTTCGGTGAGGGTGCCGTCGCCGTTTTTATCCAGCACATCGAAGTGGTTCGGAGGGCCGTCGAACTCGCTGCGTGAGACCTTGCCGTCCCCGTCGCGGTCCAGATGCTCGATAAAGCTGGGGCGATTGCCACCCGGGCCCCGCATGCCACCGGGCCCCTGGTCCGAGTTACTCTGCCCCTGCCCTCGCATCATACCTCCAGTGCGAGGGCGCACGGAGCTACTCTCGGCAGGCTTATAGCGATGCCCGTCCACCACGACTTGGGTCGGGTAGGCATCCGGATCGCTGGCGGGAGCTTTTGCTCGAAAGACCGCCGCGCCGCCACGGACGCAGCGCACAAAGTTGTTCACGCGGACAATGTCTCCCTGCGGACCGTGGCCCTCGGGGTTGGCCTCACCGGTCTTGGGGTCGCTTCGCTGAGCGCCAGCCCCGTGCACGTCCATCAGTTGGCCGTGCATGCGCCCCAGCGCCCGCCCAAAGGCGATGTAGGCGGCCTGGACATTGGGACCGTCACAGTGCGTGGTCGATGTCCAGTAAAAGGCCCAGTCCTTAGCTCCGCCCTCATTCTTAATCGCGGTACAGGCGAAGACCGGGTCGATCGCGGGCGAGTCCGTGGTATCCGGGGAGCGGG
This genomic interval from Ruficoccus sp. ZRK36 contains the following:
- a CDS encoding beta-ketoacyl-[acyl-carrier-protein] synthase family protein, with protein sequence MRNVVVTGLGFITSIGNDKATVSRSLRELTHGIAVYDRFEEAGERIHLTGKVKDFDVSAIDPEDWTYPERYALKREQIRAMAPHVLYAHCALVQAVEDAGLSPDDISNPDTGLFASSAGSARLLSHHMNRLKKLGLRRASPMGVVSSVTGTLTFNLVALHKILGASGGFVSACASSNHALGYAWDTIALGRQERIIVIGAEDGDLETILPFGAMRALSPDAEPPGSRPFDKSRNGFVGTGGATALVLESEECAAARGAPVYGRFSGWGQASDGYNVAISHPEGDGLARATELALKATGTAASEVDYINAHATSTPIGDTSELKAIRKVFGTGGPAISSTKALTGHGLSLASAMEAGFTLLGMKEGFTPGSAHITEMDPEGADLNIIRETLDKGPQVALSNSSGFGGANVVTVFKSA
- a CDS encoding type II toxin-antitoxin system VapC family toxin → MIVVDTTVIAPLLLPGANTPWAQQTYERDSAWASSPLWRSELRNVLARYQREHKVDPAACLEIMNAAEEKMHPRQYNILSETVILLAAQSVCSAYECEYVALAQELNVLLVTANERLLEAFPRSTISLEQFARGEEQDHGQGV
- a CDS encoding AAA family ATPase; the protein is MPRKICFVNYKGGVGKTSMIVNIAACLSQMGKKVLLVDLDTQSNASIWLMRLDRWNKLNINGEGSVFSIFDPAKQVLSDILVRDVVASKTGENLLPGFDLLPTTFNLVDLENEYQSDPSEPPYLRFYNQLRPIEDNYDYILFDCPPNVLRASQCGIFSSNEIYVPANPDALSLIGFTLLVEKLLLFHQRSASFRIPGMGRPALCRGVIFNSIKANVDIEVPKMRMQLRINQFRNQRRIDPSTKIFESQIRDAMVVRRAVTLGLPVNLVGQVAREEDSVATDYQRVAAELDQHEPMA
- a CDS encoding phosphopantetheine-binding protein; translation: MEANEPKPFTAEDEAELKESLKRCSPETIDAAIAYRKNGDKSQVPVIIMGILERVMEPDARPKLKEGNDDTRINEDLGIDSLTMVEVIMMVEETLDITVDNDELRNLSTIGDVKTFITKKLDD
- the rlmB gene encoding 23S rRNA (guanosine(2251)-2'-O)-methyltransferase RlmB, producing the protein MSKRRYGQHGRDNAHTGDRIAIEPMDEKQFLAKLREVEDPFVLVIDGVQDPHNLGACLRSADAAGVDFVVAPQKHTVGLTETVRRIACGGADKVPYIQVQNLNRTLEKFKEIGLWIVGTGDKESQLLYEVDMKGPLAIVLGREDLGVRKSIADKCDFLVKIPMLGSVDCLNLSVATGVCLFEAVRQRQG